The proteins below come from a single Candidatus Planktophila dulcis genomic window:
- a CDS encoding cryptochrome/photolyase family protein yields MVKAVLLLNDHLNRNYGALKGADPKTHQILFIESQRMLTTRTWHIQRLFFLMSARDHFLQELRDEGFTVTFMQSANTEVGIEEFRKSHPGIEIEVAEPSSHQQYEQLDKLGVTLIPNDFFLTSRPLFAQWANSQKNLVMENFYRAQRVRLNILMEGSDPVGGKWNYDADNRLPPPKGAHTWPDYLEHPRDEIDEAVLADIKKRKIPVFGDDPDTTWGTTRTAALAQMHHFFDTAFAEFGAYEDAMVAETWAVNHSLLSPYLNIGLLHAQEVIDAAMVRFKKGDIPLASAEGFIRQIIGWREYINGLYWHFGDLYRNENALQATRPLLPLFTDSSKTQMNCVSTQVRDIEARAWVHHIPRLMVLSNLALITGTSPQEFLDWMRRAFIDAADWVMVPNVIGMSLHADGGKLATKPYASGGSYISKMGSFCKGCKFDPKKRVGDDACPFTTLYWDFLDRNQVRFAKNHRMGQQLAGIKRLSDLPELRERAKEVLELLSHGEL; encoded by the coding sequence TTGGTAAAAGCTGTACTTCTTCTTAACGATCATCTCAATCGCAACTACGGTGCGCTCAAAGGCGCAGATCCAAAGACCCATCAGATTCTCTTTATCGAGAGCCAGCGAATGCTCACGACCCGTACTTGGCATATCCAGCGCCTCTTCTTTCTCATGTCAGCTCGTGATCACTTCCTACAAGAGCTGCGCGATGAAGGATTTACTGTCACCTTTATGCAAAGTGCCAATACTGAAGTGGGCATTGAAGAATTTCGAAAGTCACATCCCGGCATAGAGATTGAGGTTGCTGAGCCTTCCTCCCATCAACAGTATGAACAGTTAGACAAGCTTGGAGTGACTCTTATCCCGAATGATTTCTTTCTGACATCTCGCCCACTCTTTGCACAATGGGCGAACTCACAGAAGAACTTGGTGATGGAGAACTTCTATCGCGCCCAACGCGTGCGCCTTAACATCCTGATGGAGGGAAGTGATCCTGTCGGTGGCAAGTGGAATTACGATGCCGATAATCGTCTTCCACCACCCAAAGGTGCTCATACGTGGCCTGACTATCTAGAGCATCCGCGCGATGAGATTGATGAAGCAGTTCTTGCAGATATCAAGAAGAGAAAGATTCCCGTCTTTGGCGATGATCCTGACACAACTTGGGGCACCACTCGCACTGCTGCACTGGCACAGATGCACCACTTCTTTGACACTGCCTTTGCTGAATTCGGCGCCTACGAAGATGCAATGGTCGCTGAGACTTGGGCGGTTAATCACTCACTCTTAAGCCCATATCTGAATATCGGTTTACTTCACGCCCAAGAAGTAATCGATGCAGCAATGGTGCGCTTTAAGAAGGGCGATATTCCACTAGCAAGTGCTGAAGGATTTATCCGGCAAATTATTGGTTGGCGCGAATACATCAACGGTCTGTATTGGCACTTTGGTGATCTCTATCGAAATGAGAATGCGCTGCAAGCCACTCGCCCACTTCTGCCGCTCTTCACGGATTCAAGTAAGACGCAGATGAACTGTGTTTCAACGCAGGTGCGAGATATCGAAGCGCGTGCGTGGGTGCACCACATTCCACGACTGATGGTCTTAAGTAATTTGGCACTTATTACGGGAACCTCACCTCAAGAATTTCTCGATTGGATGCGCAGGGCATTTATTGATGCCGCAGATTGGGTAATGGTTCCAAATGTCATTGGAATGAGCTTGCATGCAGATGGCGGCAAACTTGCGACTAAACCCTATGCATCAGGTGGTTCCTACATCTCAAAGATGGGAAGTTTCTGCAAAGGATGCAAATTCGATCCCAAGAAACGAGTTGGTGATGATGCATGTCCATTCACCACTCTCTACTGGGACTTCCTTGACCGCAATCAAGTGCGGTTTGCAAAGAACCACCGCATGGGACAACAACTAGCTGGAATCAAAAGATTAAGTGATCTTCCAGAATTACGAGAGCGCGCCAAGGAAGTTTTAGAACTTCTCTCTCATGGTGAACTCTGA
- the xylB gene encoding xylulokinase, translating to MAKTQLTAGVDSSTQSVKVVIRNAETGELVRHGRASHPDGTEVDPAHWESALDKAIADAGGLDDVSAISIGGQQHGMVALDSSGEVIRPALLWNDTRSAQSARDLNAEMGGDAQAAQKVGSVLVASFTATKLRWLADNEKANAAKVAAVALPHDWLSWRLQGGKDFDKLFTDRSDASGTGYFDSVSSTYRDDLLKSALRTDRTIITPRITAPSAFGGTTLSGIPIAAGAGDNAGAALGVQAQPGDVVVSLGTSGTAFAVSDTPTHDPSGAVAGFADATGRFLPLVCTLNAARILDAATRILGKTHDEVGALALTAKPGANGLSLLPYFEGERTPNRPDATGVFSGMNLNNSNPADIARAMIEGMLCGLVDAVDALEKLGVSINRVLLIGGAAKNPAISSIASSLFGREVLVPQPGEYVADGAARQAAWALLGGATPPQWNLGEVSSTHSVATPEVVSAYRTLRDRTANW from the coding sequence ATGGCAAAGACCCAACTCACCGCAGGCGTGGATTCTTCAACCCAGTCGGTGAAGGTCGTCATTCGTAACGCAGAAACAGGCGAGTTAGTACGGCACGGTCGCGCATCTCACCCTGATGGAACAGAAGTAGATCCAGCCCATTGGGAGAGCGCCCTAGATAAAGCAATAGCAGATGCAGGTGGCCTTGATGATGTCTCCGCAATTTCAATTGGTGGCCAGCAACATGGAATGGTCGCACTTGATAGCAGCGGTGAAGTTATCCGCCCCGCACTTCTATGGAATGACACTCGCTCTGCACAATCTGCTCGTGATCTCAACGCTGAAATGGGCGGAGATGCACAAGCTGCGCAGAAAGTCGGATCTGTTCTCGTTGCATCATTTACTGCAACAAAACTCAGGTGGCTTGCCGACAATGAGAAAGCTAATGCCGCCAAAGTTGCAGCAGTTGCACTCCCCCATGATTGGCTCTCGTGGCGCCTGCAGGGTGGAAAAGATTTCGATAAGTTATTTACTGATCGCTCAGATGCATCGGGTACTGGATACTTTGATTCTGTTTCCTCTACATATCGCGATGACCTTTTGAAGTCCGCACTTCGCACAGATCGCACCATCATTACCCCACGCATCACTGCACCTAGCGCATTTGGCGGCACCACACTTTCAGGTATTCCCATCGCAGCAGGTGCTGGAGATAACGCAGGCGCAGCCCTCGGTGTGCAGGCACAACCTGGTGATGTAGTTGTCTCACTTGGAACAAGTGGAACAGCATTTGCAGTCTCTGACACTCCAACACATGATCCAAGTGGTGCGGTTGCAGGATTTGCTGATGCAACAGGTCGCTTCTTGCCACTTGTCTGCACACTCAATGCTGCTCGCATTTTAGATGCAGCAACTCGCATCTTAGGAAAAACGCATGATGAGGTTGGCGCACTAGCGCTGACTGCAAAGCCAGGTGCTAATGGTCTTTCTCTTCTTCCCTACTTTGAAGGAGAGCGCACACCTAACCGCCCTGATGCGACGGGTGTCTTTTCAGGAATGAACCTGAACAACTCAAACCCTGCCGATATTGCACGGGCGATGATTGAAGGAATGCTCTGCGGCCTTGTCGATGCAGTCGATGCACTTGAAAAGCTAGGCGTCTCAATCAACCGCGTCTTACTCATTGGTGGCGCTGCCAAGAATCCTGCTATCTCATCCATCGCATCATCACTCTTTGGTCGCGAAGTACTCGTTCCGCAACCAGGTGAATATGTTGCAGATGGAGCAGCGCGACAAGCTGCATGGGCACTACTTGGTGGAGCAACTCCACCTCAATGGAATCTCGGTGAAGTCAGCTCAACTCACTCTGTTGCAACACCAGAAGTTGTTAGCGCATACCGAACTCTGCGAGATAGAACCGCCAATTGGTAA
- a CDS encoding 6-phosphofructokinase, whose translation MRIGILTGGGDCPGLNGVIRGVVTKGIKEYGYEFVGFRDGWKGPLEALTMPLDLATVKPILAKGGTILGSSRTNPFKMENGVERIKQNLADQGIDVLIAIGGEDTLGVATKLDALGVKVIGVPKTIDNDLNNTDFTFGFDTSVNIAMEAIDRLHTTAESHHRPLIVEVMGRHAGWIALHSGVAGDAACILIPEVKFSVDKVCEYVKSRFATGTAPIIVIAEGAIPQDGDMITKDQPLDAFGHVQLSGIGDWLAAEIETKTGYQTRCTVLGHIQRGGTPSAFDRVLSSRFGLEAITAVHEGDFGKMMALHGTKIARVPLASATDVLKTVPFERYEEITSFFG comes from the coding sequence ATGCGTATTGGAATTCTTACAGGTGGCGGAGACTGCCCAGGACTTAACGGTGTTATTCGTGGCGTAGTCACAAAGGGAATCAAAGAGTACGGATATGAATTCGTCGGATTCCGCGATGGTTGGAAAGGCCCTCTTGAGGCGCTGACCATGCCACTTGATCTTGCAACAGTGAAGCCAATCCTTGCAAAGGGCGGAACCATCCTTGGTTCATCTCGCACCAACCCATTTAAGATGGAGAACGGTGTTGAGCGCATCAAGCAGAATCTTGCTGACCAGGGAATTGATGTTCTCATCGCAATCGGTGGAGAAGACACACTCGGAGTTGCAACAAAGCTCGATGCACTAGGCGTTAAGGTCATCGGAGTTCCTAAGACAATCGATAACGACCTCAACAACACAGACTTTACTTTTGGATTTGATACATCAGTCAACATTGCGATGGAGGCAATCGATCGCCTTCACACAACAGCTGAGTCACACCACCGCCCACTAATCGTTGAGGTTATGGGTCGCCACGCAGGATGGATTGCCCTTCACTCAGGAGTTGCAGGAGATGCTGCATGCATCTTGATTCCAGAAGTTAAGTTCTCAGTCGATAAGGTCTGTGAATATGTGAAGTCTCGCTTTGCAACAGGAACTGCTCCCATCATCGTTATTGCAGAAGGTGCGATTCCTCAAGATGGCGACATGATCACTAAGGATCAGCCACTTGATGCATTTGGCCACGTTCAGCTATCCGGTATTGGTGATTGGCTTGCTGCAGAGATTGAGACAAAGACTGGCTACCAAACACGTTGCACAGTTCTAGGTCACATCCAGCGCGGTGGAACACCATCAGCATTTGACCGCGTTCTGAGCTCACGCTTTGGACTTGAGGCAATCACAGCTGTTCACGAAGGTGACTTCGGCAAGATGATGGCTCTCCACGGAACAAAGATTGCTCGCGTGCCATTGGCATCAGCGACAGATGTTCTCAAGACCGTTCCATTCGAGCGATATGAGGAGATCACTTCGTTCTTTGGATAA
- a CDS encoding class II 3-deoxy-7-phosphoheptulonate synthase, protein MTMNSTSSQLDNLFDSSLVAAQQPNWPGGHDGEQMKKAVADLRALPPLVFAGECDDLKAKIAEAAAGRAFWLQGGDCAETFTSATADSIRNRIKTILQMAAVLQYYSSLPVIKVGRMAGQFAKPRSNDLETRGDVTLPAYRGDAVNDIEFTEAARTPDPNRLVRVYNTSAATLNLVRAFTRGGFADLRQVHEWNKGFIRDSTFGEKYEQMANEVGRALAFMKSAGVDPEQFKAVDFYASHEALIIEYEKALTRIDSRTQLPYDVSGHFIWIGERTRQLDGAHVDFASKVRNPIGIKLGPKSTVDDALALIAKLNPDNEPGRITFITRMGAGTIRQALPALVEGVTKSGAQVLWVCDPMHGNTFESKNGYKTRNFEDVLDEVRGFFEVHKKLGTHPGGIHIELTGDDVTECLGGGNQVSEKDLESRYETACDPRLNHSQSLELSFLVAEMLRDR, encoded by the coding sequence ATGACTATGAACTCGACTTCCTCGCAGCTCGATAACCTCTTCGACTCATCACTCGTTGCTGCCCAGCAACCTAACTGGCCTGGTGGCCACGATGGTGAGCAGATGAAGAAGGCTGTTGCTGATCTTCGTGCACTTCCTCCACTTGTCTTTGCCGGTGAGTGCGATGATCTCAAAGCAAAGATTGCAGAAGCAGCAGCTGGTCGAGCATTCTGGTTACAAGGTGGAGATTGCGCTGAGACTTTCACATCAGCTACAGCAGATTCCATTCGTAATCGCATCAAGACAATTTTGCAGATGGCTGCTGTCTTGCAGTACTACTCAAGTTTGCCTGTGATCAAAGTCGGCCGTATGGCGGGGCAGTTTGCAAAGCCACGTTCTAATGATCTTGAAACTCGCGGTGATGTCACACTTCCTGCCTATCGCGGAGATGCAGTCAACGATATTGAATTCACTGAGGCAGCTCGCACGCCAGATCCCAACCGTCTTGTTCGTGTTTACAACACATCTGCTGCAACGCTTAACCTCGTTCGCGCATTTACTCGTGGAGGTTTTGCAGACCTTCGCCAGGTGCATGAGTGGAATAAGGGATTTATCCGCGACTCCACCTTCGGTGAGAAGTATGAGCAGATGGCAAATGAAGTCGGTCGCGCCCTTGCATTTATGAAATCTGCAGGCGTTGACCCAGAACAATTCAAGGCTGTTGATTTCTATGCAAGCCATGAAGCTCTCATTATTGAATACGAGAAGGCACTGACCCGTATCGATTCACGCACGCAGCTTCCATATGATGTTTCAGGTCACTTCATCTGGATTGGTGAGCGCACACGTCAACTCGATGGCGCACATGTTGATTTCGCATCGAAGGTTCGCAATCCCATCGGCATCAAGCTCGGACCTAAGTCCACAGTTGACGATGCGCTAGCTCTGATTGCAAAGCTCAATCCAGATAATGAGCCAGGGCGCATTACATTTATTACTCGCATGGGTGCCGGCACAATCCGCCAAGCACTTCCAGCTCTCGTTGAAGGTGTGACAAAGAGTGGTGCGCAAGTTCTCTGGGTATGCGATCCGATGCATGGCAATACCTTTGAATCAAAGAATGGCTATAAGACACGCAATTTTGAAGATGTACTCGATGAAGTAAGAGGATTCTTTGAAGTCCATAAGAAGCTGGGAACTCACCCTGGTGGCATCCATATCGAGCTCACCGGTGATGATGTCACTGAGTGTCTCGGTGGTGGCAATCAAGTTTCTGAGAAGGATCTTGAATCACGTTATGAGACAGCGTGTGACCCACGCTTGAATCACTCACAGTCACTTGAGCTCTCATTTTTGGTTGCTGAAATGTTGCGCGACCGCTAA
- a CDS encoding methylated-DNA--[protein]-cysteine S-methyltransferase: MTLLLTTLATPLGNLNLIADEHILLGANLSTLKALKESLSAADAMREIKSVSKIPVITDLINDYFDGDISAINAIQVRQPGAHFSQAAWKAMKKVKAGSVISYGELAERAGSPAAVRAAGSACAKNAIVLVVPCHRIVKTGGALGNYAYGLNKKEWLLHHEGAL; the protein is encoded by the coding sequence GTGACGCTGCTTCTCACCACTCTGGCAACACCCCTAGGCAATCTCAATCTGATTGCCGATGAACACATTCTCCTTGGGGCAAATCTCTCAACACTCAAAGCGCTGAAAGAGAGTTTGAGCGCAGCTGATGCAATGCGAGAGATTAAGTCTGTTTCTAAGATTCCTGTCATCACAGATCTGATTAACGATTACTTCGATGGAGATATCTCTGCCATTAATGCGATTCAGGTTCGCCAGCCAGGTGCTCACTTTTCACAAGCTGCGTGGAAGGCGATGAAGAAGGTGAAGGCCGGTTCAGTGATTTCCTATGGTGAATTGGCAGAACGTGCGGGAAGTCCTGCGGCAGTTCGAGCTGCGGGAAGTGCGTGCGCAAAGAATGCAATTGTTCTGGTCGTTCCATGCCATCGCATAGTTAAAACTGGTGGAGCGCTTGGAAATTATGCCTACGGTTTAAATAAGAAAGAGTGGCTACTTCACCACGAGGGCGCGCTTTAG
- a CDS encoding threonine aldolase family protein, with amino-acid sequence MAIDLRSDTVTKPSEAMRAAMASAEVGDDVYGDDPTVNSLEERVAAMFGHQAGLFTPTGSLANQLSIRTLVKPGEELLVETRSHIVRAELGAAATFSGITTRTWPSTDGLLKADDALAIAHENAGPYLVSTKAIAVENTHNFGGGTVQPIDEIAKLSSAALARGIAMHLDGARIWNAHVASGVSCAEYGKHFDTISVCLSKGLGAPIGSVMLSTKERVAEARIWRKRYGAGMRQVGIIAAAAHYALDNNIARLAEDHARAKKIATALAAIDSSLVDPSKVHTNIVGLELSKIGITAAELTARCKDAGLWISALGPHYARLVTHLDFDDAQCDQSIEILKRALVVK; translated from the coding sequence ATGGCAATCGATCTTCGCTCTGACACGGTTACAAAGCCAAGTGAAGCCATGCGCGCTGCTATGGCATCTGCTGAAGTTGGCGATGATGTCTATGGTGATGATCCCACCGTTAACTCACTTGAAGAACGCGTTGCTGCAATGTTTGGCCACCAAGCTGGCCTCTTCACTCCTACCGGATCCCTTGCCAATCAATTATCAATTCGCACGCTGGTAAAGCCTGGTGAAGAACTTCTTGTTGAAACTCGTAGCCATATCGTTCGCGCAGAACTTGGTGCTGCTGCAACTTTTAGCGGCATCACAACCCGCACATGGCCATCCACTGATGGACTATTGAAGGCAGATGATGCACTCGCCATCGCCCACGAAAATGCAGGTCCATATTTAGTTTCAACTAAGGCAATTGCAGTTGAGAACACTCACAACTTTGGTGGCGGAACTGTGCAACCGATTGATGAGATTGCAAAACTTTCATCAGCAGCCCTTGCTCGTGGAATTGCGATGCACCTCGATGGTGCGCGCATCTGGAATGCCCATGTGGCATCCGGTGTTTCATGTGCTGAATATGGCAAGCACTTCGACACTATTAGCGTCTGTCTTTCTAAGGGACTCGGTGCACCGATTGGTTCAGTCATGCTCTCTACGAAAGAACGGGTTGCCGAGGCTCGCATCTGGCGCAAGCGCTATGGGGCTGGAATGCGCCAAGTCGGCATCATCGCAGCTGCTGCTCACTATGCACTCGATAACAACATTGCTCGCCTAGCTGAAGATCATGCACGGGCTAAGAAGATTGCCACAGCACTTGCCGCCATCGACTCATCCCTCGTTGATCCTTCTAAGGTTCACACAAATATTGTTGGCCTTGAACTATCAAAGATTGGGATCACGGCAGCTGAGTTAACAGCGCGCTGTAAGGATGCTGGGCTGTGGATTAGCGCTCTTGGTCCTCACTATGCGCGCCTTGTTACCCATCTTGATTTCGATGATGCGCAATGCGATCAATCTATTGAAATACTAAAGCGCGCCCTCGTGGTGAAGTAG
- a CDS encoding DMT family transporter: MSSSHALKIRLAPWALLSVSAAWGMAFVVMKDAIERQSVNNFLFTRFSLAVIVMVALKPQVLMKLDGDLIIRAGSAGIFLGLGYIFQTLGLARTGAAITGFVTGLYVVFTPLLAYFFLKERLTKLIWGCVFIATIGLGLLSIRGFSVGIGEMLVLASAFFFAAHIIALGKWSSGRDVYAMTIVQLAMCALLSGLASIPEGYSAPPDYGVWAVVVFTAVICTAVAFVVQTWSQAHMTTTKVAVILTMEVVFAALFAIIFGGERLTLQATLGGLMVLTAMFMIVLKEE, encoded by the coding sequence ATGAGTTCTTCACACGCACTGAAAATTCGTCTAGCCCCATGGGCCCTACTCTCAGTCTCTGCTGCTTGGGGAATGGCATTTGTTGTCATGAAAGATGCCATCGAGCGCCAGAGCGTCAACAACTTTCTCTTCACACGATTCTCACTCGCAGTCATAGTGATGGTTGCTCTTAAGCCACAAGTCCTTATGAAGTTAGATGGTGATCTCATCATCCGCGCAGGATCAGCAGGAATTTTCTTAGGCCTTGGATATATCTTCCAAACGTTAGGACTTGCCCGCACAGGGGCTGCCATCACAGGTTTTGTTACCGGGCTCTATGTAGTTTTCACTCCCCTACTTGCCTATTTCTTCCTCAAAGAGCGCCTCACAAAATTAATCTGGGGATGCGTGTTCATAGCAACCATTGGGCTTGGTCTCTTATCTATTCGTGGGTTTTCTGTAGGAATTGGCGAGATGCTTGTACTCGCTAGCGCCTTCTTCTTTGCAGCTCACATCATTGCACTCGGTAAATGGTCATCAGGTCGAGATGTATATGCGATGACGATTGTGCAGCTTGCTATGTGCGCTCTCCTTTCTGGTCTTGCCTCAATTCCTGAAGGGTATTCAGCTCCTCCTGATTATGGAGTGTGGGCTGTTGTGGTCTTCACAGCGGTGATCTGCACCGCAGTCGCATTTGTTGTGCAGACATGGTCCCAGGCTCATATGACCACAACGAAGGTTGCGGTCATTCTGACTATGGAAGTTGTCTTTGCGGCGCTCTTTGCAATCATCTTTGGTGGCGAACGCTTAACTCTGCAAGCTACTCTTGGTGGACTGATGGTGTTAACTGCCATGTTTATGATTGTTCTCAAGGAGGAGTAA
- a CDS encoding deoxyribonuclease IV, with protein sequence MSKAIKKPRIGAHTPTSGGMAKRSIAYAELTQAEAIQVFTSNPRGWAMPETNHEADAIFREKAQALDIETYVHAPFLINLGSPTHETYVNSLASTAYSLKRGQEIGALGVVVHTGSAVKEDNVDNAWKQIKKGVMPILEALDDDAPYLLLEPTAGQGQSLVKRLEDLENYLKALEYHPKVGICLDTCHVFAAGHDIAKKGGMKETLDLLVQVAGIERIQLIHANDSMDVCGALKDRHQNIGKGFIGVDPFAELLKHPAVANAPLILETPGMEPEHGEEIALLKKLRG encoded by the coding sequence ATGTCTAAGGCCATCAAGAAACCACGAATCGGTGCTCACACTCCAACATCTGGAGGAATGGCTAAGCGCTCCATTGCATATGCAGAGCTGACTCAAGCTGAAGCGATTCAAGTCTTCACATCTAACCCCCGTGGTTGGGCAATGCCTGAGACCAACCATGAAGCAGATGCAATATTTCGTGAAAAGGCTCAAGCGCTCGATATTGAAACTTATGTCCACGCACCATTTCTTATCAACTTAGGCTCACCTACGCATGAGACCTATGTAAATTCATTGGCATCAACTGCCTATTCCTTAAAGCGCGGACAAGAAATTGGCGCACTCGGAGTTGTAGTTCACACAGGCTCTGCAGTTAAAGAGGACAACGTTGATAATGCATGGAAGCAGATCAAAAAAGGTGTCATGCCAATCCTTGAGGCACTCGATGATGATGCGCCCTATCTACTCTTAGAGCCAACAGCAGGCCAAGGTCAATCACTGGTCAAGCGACTTGAAGATTTAGAGAACTATCTCAAAGCACTGGAATACCACCCCAAAGTTGGTATCTGTCTTGATACATGTCACGTCTTTGCAGCAGGCCATGACATTGCAAAGAAGGGTGGAATGAAGGAGACCCTCGACCTTCTGGTTCAAGTCGCTGGCATCGAACGTATTCAACTCATCCACGCCAATGATTCGATGGATGTGTGTGGTGCCCTCAAAGATCGCCATCAAAATATTGGTAAGGGCTTTATTGGTGTCGATCCCTTTGCTGAACTCCTAAAGCACCCAGCAGTTGCCAACGCGCCGCTCATTCTTGAAACTCCTGGCATGGAACCTGAACATGGTGAGGAAATTGCTCTCTTAAAGAAGTTGCGTGGATGA
- the pknB gene encoding Stk1 family PASTA domain-containing Ser/Thr kinase, with translation MSDLTGELIDGRYQLIRQMATGGMASIYEAVDTRLDRKVAVKIMHSHLAQDEQFVERFIREAKAAAALSHPNIVAVQDQGWNQNGSPAIFLVMEMIEGHTLREYLNEQGKLSIADGIKFLLPVLSALSAAHKIGIVHRDIKPENILISKEGRIKIADFGLAKGPLLGGTMTAESSVILGSVSYLSPEQVQRGVADSRSDNYSLGITAFEIFTGKKPFEGDQPIQIAYMHVNNRVPKISSLISGVPEQLDDLIYRATSADPDERPRDASIFYEELSRISQLLNPKENQLSLELDIPIEPMRPKVSRKSLRAKVKEMTQAIPAIPAPRETTQEIKKRKKASKRVRRNRKIALVMAVVVGIVGWYVLVGPGSRVVVPSTVGATQLEAGAALDPLGLASLVVEKQFSEEIAEGRVIQSIPEGGGRIDQGGTVKLIVSKGPERFTIPPLAGLTPEAATNVLAKLPLTIQPLAEEFSTSVPKGYVIDSNPPSGEKVKRSASILIRVSKGIEQVAVTSYIGKSSDQALNELQAAGFVVTSTYAYSETLLAGEVIAQKPLGAPTADKGSKIYLIISKGSGFAFVPNLFSIDEAKAVAALKDLDLKVVVKKIGKKTVKKVTNVSPKVGSKVKRGSTVTITVG, from the coding sequence ATGTCTGACCTGACCGGCGAGCTCATTGATGGGCGCTACCAACTCATCCGCCAGATGGCCACAGGTGGAATGGCAAGTATCTATGAAGCAGTAGATACGCGCCTTGATCGCAAAGTTGCAGTCAAGATCATGCACTCGCACTTGGCACAAGATGAACAATTTGTTGAACGCTTTATCCGCGAAGCAAAAGCTGCAGCAGCACTTTCACATCCCAATATCGTTGCTGTGCAGGACCAAGGGTGGAACCAGAATGGAAGCCCTGCCATCTTCCTTGTGATGGAGATGATTGAAGGTCACACCCTTCGTGAATACCTCAATGAACAAGGCAAGCTCTCTATTGCAGATGGAATCAAATTCCTATTGCCAGTCTTAAGCGCACTCTCTGCAGCACATAAAATTGGAATTGTTCATCGTGATATTAAGCCAGAGAACATCTTGATCTCCAAAGAAGGTCGCATCAAGATTGCAGACTTTGGGCTAGCAAAAGGCCCTCTCCTCGGTGGCACCATGACTGCTGAATCAAGCGTCATTCTCGGTAGCGTTTCCTACCTCTCCCCTGAGCAAGTTCAGCGTGGTGTTGCAGATTCTCGTAGCGATAACTACTCACTGGGCATTACCGCCTTTGAAATCTTCACAGGCAAGAAACCATTTGAAGGCGATCAACCGATTCAAATCGCCTATATGCATGTCAATAATCGCGTGCCAAAAATCAGCTCACTAATCTCAGGTGTTCCAGAGCAACTCGATGATCTGATCTATCGCGCAACCAGTGCCGACCCAGATGAGCGACCACGCGATGCCAGCATCTTCTATGAAGAGCTCTCACGCATCAGCCAACTACTTAATCCCAAAGAGAATCAACTCAGCCTTGAGCTCGATATTCCTATCGAACCTATGCGCCCTAAGGTTTCCCGTAAATCACTACGCGCAAAGGTCAAAGAGATGACGCAAGCAATTCCTGCAATCCCTGCCCCGCGTGAGACCACGCAAGAGATTAAAAAGCGCAAGAAGGCAAGCAAGCGCGTTCGTCGCAATCGCAAGATTGCACTCGTTATGGCCGTTGTTGTGGGAATAGTCGGTTGGTATGTACTGGTCGGTCCTGGCTCTCGCGTAGTTGTTCCATCAACTGTGGGTGCAACACAGCTTGAGGCAGGAGCAGCACTAGATCCCCTTGGTCTTGCATCTCTTGTCGTTGAGAAACAATTTAGCGAAGAGATTGCTGAAGGTCGCGTCATTCAATCTATTCCTGAAGGTGGCGGTCGTATTGATCAAGGTGGCACCGTCAAACTAATAGTCTCCAAAGGACCGGAGCGATTTACGATTCCACCTCTTGCAGGTCTGACACCAGAGGCGGCAACGAACGTCCTTGCAAAGTTACCGCTGACTATCCAGCCTCTTGCTGAAGAATTCAGCACAAGTGTTCCTAAAGGTTATGTCATTGACTCCAACCCACCATCAGGTGAGAAGGTCAAGCGCAGCGCATCCATTCTTATCCGCGTTTCAAAGGGCATTGAGCAAGTTGCAGTCACTTCCTATATTGGCAAGAGCTCTGATCAAGCCTTGAATGAACTGCAAGCTGCGGGATTTGTAGTGACATCAACCTATGCATATAGCGAGACTCTCCTTGCAGGTGAAGTCATTGCGCAGAAACCATTAGGAGCCCCAACTGCAGATAAGGGTTCAAAGATTTATTTGATTATCTCTAAGGGCTCCGGATTCGCATTTGTTCCTAATCTCTTCTCCATCGATGAAGCTAAGGCAGTTGCAGCCCTGAAAGATCTCGATCTCAAAGTTGTTGTGAAGAAAATTGGAAAGAAGACCGTCAAGAAGGTGACAAACGTTTCACCAAAGGTCGGAAGCAAGGTTAAACGTGGCAGTACTGTGACCATCACAGTAGGGTAG